One window of Quercus robur chromosome 12, dhQueRobu3.1, whole genome shotgun sequence genomic DNA carries:
- the LOC126709214 gene encoding GTP-binding protein At2g22870, producing MVILHHLPRLHSSIFLTKTPFLYTHFNLLPKPKLPTKTTSTLFSALNSTLSTTSEPIPIPTHNLDIPEETHVPISIEKLFVPPDTDVSSDTAASLSTRILKGSNIVLSKYARDAQVSQADFVKSSVDTQACPSDGLPEFALVGRSNVGKSSLLNSIVRRKKLALTSKKPGKTQCINHFRINDSWYLVDLPGYGYAAAPHELRIDWEKFTKDYFLNRSTLVSVFLLIDASIPAKKIDLEYASWLGENQVPMTLVFTKCDKRKKRKNGGKRPEENVNDFQELIRGCFQTAPPWIMTSSVTNQGRDEILLHMAQLRNYWLKH from the exons ATGGTAATACTTCATCACCTACCAAGATTACACTCCTCAATCTTCCTCACAAAAACACCATTTCTCTACACCCACTTCAATCTTCTCCCTAAACCCAAACTACCCACAAAAACCACATCCACCCTCTTCTCTGCACTCAACTCCACGCTCTCAACCACATCCGAACCCATCCCAATACCAACTCACAATCTCGATATCCCAGAAGAGACCCATGTCCCAATTTCAATCGAAAAGCTGTTTGTCCCACCTGATACCGATGTCTCTTCCGACACTGCCGCTTCGTTGAGTACGAGAATCTTGAAGGGTTCCAATATTGTACTGAGTAAGTACGCTAGGGACGCTCAGGTTTCGCAAGCTGACTTCGTTAAAAGCAGTGTCGACACTCAGGCTTGCCCCTCTGATGGGCTTCCTGAGTTTGCTCTTGTTGGTCGCTCCAATGTTGGCAAATCCTCGCTTCTTAACTCGATTGTTCGACGAAAAAAACTCGCCCTTACGTCGAAGAAACCTG GGAAGACACAATGCATCAACCATTTTAGGATCAATGATAGCTGGTACCTGGTGGATCTGCCTGGATATGG GTATGCAGCAGCACCACATGAACTTCGCATAGATTGGGAAAAATTTACCAAAGACTACTTCCTGAACCGATCAACACTGGTTTCTGTGTTCCTTCTTATAGATGCTAGCATTCCTGCCAAGAAAATTGATCTTGAGTATGCTAGTTGGCTGGGTGAGAATCAG GTTCCCATGACATTGGTCTTCACCAAATGTGACAAGCggaagaagagaaagaatggGGGGAAAAGACCAGAAGAAAATGTGAATGATTTTCAGGAGTTGATACGTGGCTGCTTCCAGACTGCACCACCATGGATTATGACTAGCAGTGTTACCAATCAGGGTCGTGATGAAATACTACTCCATATGGCTCAGCTACGCAACTACTGGCTCAAGCACTAA
- the LOC126710625 gene encoding beta-adaptin-like protein A, which produces MAPPAQSHRSSSPSQPSGKGEVSDLKSQLRQLAGSRAPGVDDSKRDLFKKVISYMTIGIDVSAVFGEMVMCSATSDIVLKKMCYLYVGNYAKVNPDLALLTINFLQRDCKDADPMIRGLALRSLCSLRVANLVEYLVGPLGSGLKDNSSYVRIVAVMGVLKLYHISASTCVDADFPQTLKHLMLNDSDTQVVANCLTALQEIWSAEASTSEEASREREALLSKPVVYHFLNRIREFSEWAQCLVLDLAAKYVPSDNNEIFDIMNLLEDRLQHANGAVVLATIKLFLQLTLSMADVHQQVYERIKAPLLTLVSSGSPEQSYAVLSHLHLLVMRAPYIFSSDYKHFYCQYNEPSYVKKLKLEMLTAVANESNTYEIVTELCEYAANVDIPIARESIRAVGKIALQQYDVNAIVDRLLQFLEMEKDYVTAEALVLVKDLLRKYPQWSQDCIAVVGNISSKNVQEPKAKAALIWMLGEYSQEMHDAPYILESLIENWDEEHSAEVRLHLLTAVMKCFFKRPPETQNALGAALAAGLADFHQDVHDRALFYYRVLQHNVSVAERVVNPPKQAVSVFADTQSSEIKDRIFDEFNSLSVVYQKPSYMFTDKEHRGPFEFSDELGNLSIGAESAAGTVVPAHRVEANDKDLLLSTSEKEEIRGPSNNGSAYSAPSYDGSAISAASQALSELTILNPSVPGLTPQSSLAIDDLLGLGLPEIPSPAPAPSPPLLKLNSKAVLDPGTFQQKWRQLPISLSQEYSVSPQGVAALTTSEALLRYMQGHSIHCIASGGQSPNFKFFFFAQKAEELSTFLVECIINTSSAKAQIKIKADDQSASQAFSALFQSALSKFSVP; this is translated from the exons ATGGCTCCTCCCGCGCAATCTCATCGCTCTTCCTCTCCCTCTCAACCTTCCGG AAAAGGCGAAGTCTCAGACTTAAAATCGCAGCTCCGGCAGCTTGCTGGAAGCCGGGCACCTGGGGTTGATGATTCGAAGCGGGATCTGTTCAAGAAAGTGATCTCGTACATGACGATTGGCATTGATGTGTCAGCTGTTTTTGGGGAGATGGTGATGTGCTCAGCAACATCAGACATTGTTTTGAAGAAGATGTGTTATCTCTATGTCGGGAATTATGCAAAAGTCAATCCTGATCTTGCACTCTTGACAATCAATTTCCTTCAGAGAGATTGCAAGGATGCAGACCCTATGATTCGGGGGCTTGCATTGAGGAGCTTGTGTTCGCTACGAGTGGCTAATCTTGTGGAGTATTTGGTGGGGCCGTTGGGATCGGGGTTGAAGGACAATAGTAGTTATGTGAGGATTGTGGCAGTCATGGGGGTTTTGAAATTGTATCATATATCGGCTTCAACATGTGTTGATGCAGATTTTCCTCAAACGCTGAAGCATTTGATGCTTAATGACTCAGACACTCAG GTCGTTGCAAATTGTTTAACTGCCCTACAAGAGATTTGGAGTGCAGAAGCAAGTACCTCTGAGGAAGCATCCAGGGAGAGAGAAGCTTTGCTTAGCAAGCCGGTTGTGTACCACTTTTTGAATCG GATTAGGGAATTCAGTGAATGGGCCCAATGTCTTGTACTTGATTTGGCTGCTAAATACGTACCCTCAGATAACAATGAGATATTTGACATCATGAATCTCCTTGAAGATAGACTTCAGCATGCAAATGGTGCCGTAGTCTTAGCAACCATCAAACTGTTTCTACAGCTGACTTTGTCCATGGCTGATGTTCATCAGCAG GTATATGAACGTATTAAAGCTCCTCTCTTAACACTAGTGAGTTCAGGAAGTCCAGAACAATCATATGCAGTTTTAAGCCACCTGCATCTCTTGGTGATGCGTGCACCATATATATTTTCCTCAGATTACAAACACTTCTATTGCCAGTACAATGAGCCATCTTATGTCAAAAAATTGAAGCTTGAAATGTTGACTGCAGTGGCCAACGAGAGTAACACATATGAAATTG TGACGGAATTATGTGAATATGCTGCAAATGTTGATATTCCTATTGCAAGAGAGTCAATTCGGGCTGTTGGGAAAATAGCACTGCAGCAATATGATGTGAATGCAATTGTTGATAGGCTTCTTCAGTTTCTGGAGATGGAAAAGGACTATGTGACTGCTGAAGCTCTG GTGCTTGTCAAAGATCTGCTAAGGAAATATCCACAATGGAGTCAGGATTGCATTGCAGTAGTTGGGAATATCAGCAGCAAAAATGTTCAAGAACCTAAGGCCAAGGCAGCTCTAATATGGATGTTGGGGGAATATTCACAGGAAATGCATGATGCTCCTTATATATTGGAGAGTTTAATTGAAAATTGGGATGAAGAACATTCAGCTGAG GTTCGTTTACATCTTCTCACAGCAGTAATGAAGTGTTTTTTCAAGAGGCCACCTGAGACTCAAAACGCCTTGGGAGCTGCACTGGCTGCAGGTCTTGCTGATTTCCACCAG GATGTTCATGATAGAGCCTTGTTCTACTACAGGGTTTTGCAACACAACGTCTCTGTAGCAGAACGTGTAGTGAACCCTCCAAAACAAGCTGTTTCTGTCTTTGCTGATACTCAGAGCAGTGAAATCAAAGATCGCATATTTGATGAATTTAACAGTTTGTCTGTTGTGTACCAGAAG CCTTCCTACATGTTTACTGATAAGGAGCACCGGGGGCCTTTTGAGTTTTCAGATGAACTTGGAAATCTATCTATTGGGGCAGAATCTGCAGCAGGTACTGTTGTTCCAGCTCACAGAGTTGAGGCAAATGACAAGGATCTGCTTTTAAGTACTTCAGAGAAGGAGGAAATTAGAGGTCCTAGTAACAATGGATCTGCATATAGTGCTCCTTCATATGATGGTTCAGCTATATCTGCTGCATCACAGGCATTATCAGAGTTGACCATTTTAAACCCCAGTGTGCCAGGGCTTACTCCACAATCTAGCTTGGCAATTGATGATCTCCTTGGATTAGGTCTACCAGAAATCCCTTCACCTGCACCTGCCCCTTCACCTCCTCTTTTGAAGCTTAATTCAAAAGCTGTTCTAGATCCAGGCACTTTTCAGCAAAAATGGCGCCAACTGCCAATATCATTATCACAG GAATATTCTGTTAGTCCTCAAGGAGTCGCAGCATTGACGACATCTGAAGCCCTCCTCCGGTACATGCAAGGCCATTCCATCCACTGCATTGCATCAGGTGGACAATCCCCTAATTTTAAGttcttcttctttgcacaaaagGCAGAGGAATTGTCCACATTTCTTGTAGAGTGTATAATTAACACATCGTCAGCCAAAGCACAAATAAAGATCAAAGCTGATGATCAAAGTGCATCCCAGGCATTCTCAGCTTTGTTTCAATCAGCTCTCTCCAAATTCAGTGTGCCTTAA
- the LOC126709751 gene encoding 60S ribosomal protein L37-1, giving the protein MGKGTGSFGKRRNKTHTLCVRCGRRSFHLQKSRCSACAYPAARVRKYNWSVKAIRRKTTGTGRMRYLRNVPRRFKTNFREGTQATPRNKGTAAASS; this is encoded by the exons Atg GGAAAAGGAACAGGGAGTTTTGGTAAGAGGAGGAACAAGACCCACACGCTGTGTGTGCGATGTGGGCGCAGAAGCTTCCATCTCCAGAAGAGTCGCTGCTCCGCTTGTGCCTATCCAGCTGCCCGTGTCAGAAAAT ATAACTGGAGTGTGAAGGCTATCCGCCGAAAGACAACCGGAACTGGCCGAATGAGGTATCTCCGTAACGTGCCACGCAGGTTCAAGACTAATTTTAGAGAAG gCACCCAAGCAACGCCCAGGAACAAGGGAACAGCCGCTGCATCCTCTTAA